Below is a window of Pseudomonas monteilii DNA.
CTGGGCGAAGAGCGGGTGCTCATGGCTGCAGTACAGCTGGGAGCGCTCCTCGTACAGCAGGCTGTAGTCAAGCCCCGACAGCGGCGAAATCAGCGGCACGACCCCCACGTGGAGGTGGCCGTCCAGCAGGCCGCGCTCGATTTCTCCCGGGGTACTCATGCTCAGGTTGATCCGCACGCCACGGCCTTCGGCGCGTACCGCTTTCAGGGCATGGGTGATGCGCATCTTGGGCTGGGTCACCAGGTTGTTCACGATCGCCAGATTGAGGTCGCCGCGCAGGTGCTGATGCATCTGGTTCACTTCACTGCGAAACCCTTCGATGGCGACCAGGACGGTTTCACTGGCGCGCAACACTTCACGCCCCTGATCGGTCAGCGCGAAGCCGGCGCGGCCGCGCTGGCAGAGCCGCATGCCCAGGCGTTTCTCCAGGTCGCCCATGTGCAGGCTGATGGCCGAACGCGTGATCCCCAAGGCGCTTTCGGCGCCCGAAAAACTGCCGCACTCTGCCACGGTCTTGAAGACCCGCAGGAGCCTCAAGTCAAAATCGCTGATCTGCTGTAGCGGTATTTTTTTTGTCATGCGTGAGCGATCCGATAACTGAGCGAAAGAGAATATAGATTTAACGCATGTGATGTTCCGGCACAAGCTAGGCCCATTCTCCACGCTCAGGATCCCGGTCATGAACCAGGCCTTGCACACCCCGTCATCGTCGGCCAGTGGTCTCCAGTTCGAATCGCACTGGATCGTCCATTCGACGCCGTGGGTGAAGCCCTGCACGGTATCGACTGATCAGCACACTTTCGCGCGACGGGCGCTTACTCACTACAACAACTAGACAGCTTGGCATCAAGCTCGAGGAAAGAAGATGGCAACGATCAAGCACTTGATCCACGGTGAGCACATCGCGGACGACGCCCGCACCACGGAGGTGTTCAATCCATCCACTGGCCAGGCTATCCACACGTTGGGCCTTGCGAATCGCGCCATGGTGCAAAAGGCCATCGACTCGGCCCAGGCTGCCTTTCCGGCCTGGCGCAACACGCCACCGGCCAAGCGTGCGCAAGTCATGTTCCGTTTCAAGCAACTGCTGGAGACGAACGAGCAGCGTATTGCCCAGTTGATCAGCGAGGAACACGGCAAAACCCTCGAAGATGCCGTGGGGGAACTCAAGCGTGGTATCGAGAACGTCGAATTCGCCAGTGCCGCCCCCGAAATCCTCAAGGGCGAGTACAGCCGCAACGTCGGTCCCAACATCGATGCCTGGAGCGACTTGCAGCCCATCGGCGTGGTGGCCGGTATCACGCCGTTCAACTTCCCGGCCATGGTGCCACTGTGGATGTACCCACTGGCCATTGCCTGCGGCAACTGCTTCATTCTCAAGCCCTCCGAGCGCGACCCCAGTTCGACGCTGCTGATCGCCGAGCTGCTGCACGAAGCTGGCCTGCCAAAAGGCGTGCTGAACGTGGTACACGGCGACAAGGAAGCAGTGGACGCGCTGATCGAAGCCCCTGAAGTGAAGGCTCTGAGCTTCGTCGGTTCGACCCCGATTGCCGAATACATCTATGCCGAAGGCACCAAGCGCGGCAAGCGTGTCCAGGCCCTGGGCGGCGCCAAGAACCACGCGGTGCTGATGCCGGACGCCGAGTTGGACAATGCCGTCAGCGCGTTGATGGGCGCCGCCTATGGTTCGTGCGGCGAGCGCTGCATGGCGATCTCTGTGGCGGTGTGCGTTGGTGACCAGGTGGCGGACGCCCTGATTGCCAAGCTTGAACCGCAGATCAAAGCGCTGAAGATCGGTGCTGGCACTTCCTGCGGCCTGGACATGGGCCCCCTGGTCACCGCCGCTGCACGTGACAAGGTCCTGGGTTATATCGATGACGGGGTTGCTGCCGGTGCCAAGGTCGTTGTAGACGGTCGTGGCTTCAAAGTGGCGGGCAACGAAGACGGCTATTTCGTGGGCGGTACGCTGTTCGACCGCGTGACGCCGGAAATGCGCATCTATAAGGAAGAGATCTTCGGCCCGGTACTGTGCGTGGTCCGCGTGAACAGCCTGGAAGAGGCCATCAAGCTGATCAATGACCACGAGTACGGCAACGGCACCTGCATCTTCACCCGCGACGGTGAATCAGCGCGTCTGTTCTGCGACGAGATCGAGGTGGGCATGGTCGGGGTCAACGTACCCCTGCCGGTCCCGGTCAGTTATCACAGCTTCGGTGGCTGGAAGCGTTCGCTGTTCGGCGACCTGCACGCATACGGCCCGGACGGCGTGCGCTTCTACACCCGCAAGAAGGCCATCACCCAGCGTTGGCCCAAGCGCACCAGCCACGAAGCGGCGCAGTTCGCGTTCCCGAGCAACAGCTAAGCGCGCATCAGTTCGGGTGGCAGCGCCATCGGCCGTTCTGACGGAGACCAGCCGATGGCGCTGCTACTCACCCCGTACCGTGACTGGGCGGGCCTTACCTTCTCACCCTTCGTCAAAAGCCTTGGCTGGAGACCTTGCCGCCACCACGCTGGCGGCTTTTCTTTGCCGGGCCGAACCCTCAAGAGGTCGCTGAGCATCATGGCAATCACCAACGCATACGTTAAAGGTCTGGATCGCGACTACGTATTTCATTCGTGGTCGACTCAAGGGGCACTCGATCCACTGGTCATCGCCGGTGGCGAAGGCTGTACCGCCTGGGACTTCGACGGCAAGCGCTACCTGGACTTTTCCAGCCAGCTGGTCAACACCAATCTGGGCCACCAGCACCCTGCGGTCGTCGTGGCGATCCAGGAGCAGGCCGCTACGCTGACCACCGTCGCCCCGGCCACGGCCAACCTGGCACGCGGTGAAGCCGCCAAGCGCATCATCGAGCAGGCGCCCGCCGGCTTCAAGAAGGTGTTCTTCACCAACGGCGGCGCCGACGCCAACGAGAACGCCATCCGCATGGCCCGGCTCTTCACCGGTCGCGACAAGGTACTGTCGGCCTACCGCTCCTATCACGGCAACACCGGCTCGGCCATCGTGGCCACCGGTGACCCGCGTCGCGTACCGAACGAATATGCCCGCGCGCATGTGCATTTCTTCACCCCGTACCTGTACCGAAGCGAGTTCAGCGCGCAGACCGAGGCCGAAGAGACCGAGCGCGCCCTGCGTCACCTGCGTCGGGTGATCGAGAGCGAAGGTGCGGCCTCGATCGCGGCCATCCTGCTCGAAAGCCTTCCGGGCACCGCTGGCATCCTGATGCCGTCCGCCGCCTACATGCAGGGGGTGCGTGAGCTGGCCACCGAGTTCGGCATCCTGCTGATCCTGGACGAGGTGATGTCAGGGTTCGGTCGCACCGGCAAGTGGTTCGCCCTGGAGCACTACGGCGTGGTACCGGACCTGATCACCTTCGCCAAAGGCGTCAACTCCGGCTATGTCCCTGTCGGCGGTGTGGTGATCTCCGAGTCGATCTCCCGTTATTTCGACACCCATTTCTTCCCCGGCGGCCTGACCTATTCCGGGCACCCGCTGGCGATGGCGTCGATCATCGCCTCGA
It encodes the following:
- a CDS encoding methylmalonate-semialdehyde dehydrogenase, whose translation is MATIKHLIHGEHIADDARTTEVFNPSTGQAIHTLGLANRAMVQKAIDSAQAAFPAWRNTPPAKRAQVMFRFKQLLETNEQRIAQLISEEHGKTLEDAVGELKRGIENVEFASAAPEILKGEYSRNVGPNIDAWSDLQPIGVVAGITPFNFPAMVPLWMYPLAIACGNCFILKPSERDPSSTLLIAELLHEAGLPKGVLNVVHGDKEAVDALIEAPEVKALSFVGSTPIAEYIYAEGTKRGKRVQALGGAKNHAVLMPDAELDNAVSALMGAAYGSCGERCMAISVAVCVGDQVADALIAKLEPQIKALKIGAGTSCGLDMGPLVTAAARDKVLGYIDDGVAAGAKVVVDGRGFKVAGNEDGYFVGGTLFDRVTPEMRIYKEEIFGPVLCVVRVNSLEEAIKLINDHEYGNGTCIFTRDGESARLFCDEIEVGMVGVNVPLPVPVSYHSFGGWKRSLFGDLHAYGPDGVRFYTRKKAITQRWPKRTSHEAAQFAFPSNS
- a CDS encoding LuxR family transcriptional regulator gives rise to the protein MTKKIPLQQISDFDLRLLRVFKTVAECGSFSGAESALGITRSAISLHMGDLEKRLGMRLCQRGRAGFALTDQGREVLRASETVLVAIEGFRSEVNQMHQHLRGDLNLAIVNNLVTQPKMRITHALKAVRAEGRGVRINLSMSTPGEIERGLLDGHLHVGVVPLISPLSGLDYSLLYEERSQLYCSHEHPLFAQAADVSDDALSLADAVVPTYRMTAEAIGLHQLLNVAASATDREGIAFLILTGSYIGFLPDHYAATWVEKGLMAPLDPGRLYFDSKLAIATRKGRRPNLILEHFLDTLQLTPALA